A single Lolium perenne isolate Kyuss_39 chromosome 6, Kyuss_2.0, whole genome shotgun sequence DNA region contains:
- the LOC127310271 gene encoding uncharacterized protein — MRNQEDQWENEKSEMTARDAVIGQRLGHLNATLTKRTGVVEVLEEEQKVDPTLDALRLLEANNSRARNLLNSSRKTLIRLREQVLPEKPLAYDYSFEDLVNSFSGTATPIPVLEFRQAQCQAGVEVVIAMTMAHGEPIDWKNISLAYPKESDGKKSLQPFMRDAKKLARDFLVTAQPKKSLSAAPSASTATPEVP; from the exons ATGAGGAATCAGGAGGACCAATGGGAGAACGAGAAGTCTGAGATGACCGCCCGAGACGCGGTCATTGGTCAGAGACTCGGGCATCTCAATGCTACCCTTACTA AGCGGACTGGAGTTGTCGAggtgctggaggaggagcagaaggtggATCCGACACTTGATGCCCTTCGGCTTCTGGAAGCCAACAATTCTCGAGCACGGAACCTGCTAAACTCTTCGCGCAAGACCCTCATTCGTCTTCGCGAACAGGTCCTTCCAGAAAAGCCGCTGGCCTACGATTACTCTTTCGAGGACCTCGTCAATAGCTTCTCGGGTACCGCCACTCCTATCCCGGTTCTGGAGTTCCGCCAAGCTCAATGCCAAGCTGGGGTGGAAGTGGTCATCGCGATGACGATGGCCCATGGCGAGCCAATCGACTGGAAAAATATCAGCTTGGCGTACCCGAAGGAGTCTGACGGCAAGAAGTCGCTGCAACCCTTTATGAGGGACGCGAAGAAACTCGCCCGTGACTTCCTCGTAACTGCCCAGCCGAAGAAGTCCTTGTCTGCCGCTCCTTCCGCTAGCACGGCCACTCCAGAGGTGCCGTAG